The segment GGGAGTGGCCGGAAGGATCGTTTGGGCATGGATTTTGACTATGCCGCTCTCCGCGCTTATGGCGTCGGGAGTCTATTCACTAATCCACTTTTGCCAATAGCCGTTAAAGAAATGGAGGCCGGATATGGGCCTGAGGATTATACCAAGAGAAGAAGCTTTTTTTGATCTGTTCAAAGCACAGGCTACTAATGTAGTCGAAGGGGCTGTGTTACTTAAGGACCTGCTTGAGGACTACACAGACGTAGATCAAAAAAGAATGAAGATCGAAAAGACTGAGAGCTTTGGCGATGAGATTGCACATAAGATCATCGAAAAGCTCAACAAAACATTTATCACACCGATAGACCGCGAGGATATCCACGCATTAAGTTCAGCTTTGGACGACATTCTCGACTTCATCAACGCCACGTCTCAGCGACTGAACCTATATGGCGTAGAGTCAATAAGCGCCGAGGCAAAAGAACTCGCGAACATTGTTTTACGGGCTGCCGAGGAGACACTCGCCCTTACGGAAAGTATGAAGAACCTCAAGGATGTCAAAAGCATGAAGTCGCGCTGGATTGAGGTCAACCGGCTTGAAAACGAGGGAGACAAGGTCAGCCGCAACGCCATTGCAGGTCTGTTCAAAAATGAAAAAGACCCCATCGAAGTAATTAAGTGGAAAGAACTCTACGAGCACCTGGAAATGGCCATCGACAAGTGCGAAGATGCGGCCA is part of the Armatimonadota bacterium genome and harbors:
- a CDS encoding DUF47 family protein, with protein sequence MGLRIIPREEAFFDLFKAQATNVVEGAVLLKDLLEDYTDVDQKRMKIEKTESFGDEIAHKIIEKLNKTFITPIDREDIHALSSALDDILDFINATSQRLNLYGVESISAEAKELANIVLRAAEETLALTESMKNLKDVKSMKSRWIEVNRLENEGDKVSRNAIAGLFKNEKDPIEVIKWKELYEHLEMAIDKCEDAANIVEAVALKNA